From Camelina sativa cultivar DH55 chromosome 20, Cs, whole genome shotgun sequence, the proteins below share one genomic window:
- the LOC104771241 gene encoding protein HASTY 1-like: MDVSTNSTASNVAQAILAVLDYNSTPDARKAAVAFLESIKSGDIRVLANISLLLVKKECSSEIRLHAFKMLQHLVRLRWEELSPSERRDFAKLSVELMSEIASPCEEWSLKSQSAALVAEIVRREGPDLWQELFPSLASLSAQGPLQAEVVSMMLRWLPEDITVHNEDLEGDRRRLLLRGLTQSLPEILPLLYNLLERHFGAAMSEASRQQVDLAKQHAAVVIACLNAINAYAEWAPVLDLSRYGIINGCGVLLSSHDFRLHACEFFKLVCSRKRPSDAPGSEFDSAISSLFQSLMNVSREFLYRSASNAGVIDESDYEFAECICESLVSLGSTNFQCIASDGGVLALYLQQMLGFFQHFKLGLHYEAMHFWLALMRDLLSKPKAAAYLSGEGPAVGSSSHVESEKKKILSLINDDISCAILDVSFQRMLKKEKVPPRIALSLGPLELWSDEFDGKGDFGQYRSRLLELIKFIASHKPLVSSTKIAERIITLIKDLLASPVPLQDVAVMDSLQLAFDCIVATVFDGSNEFAGGGSEVHFSLRGIFEGLLQQLLSLKWTEPELIKMHAHYLDAVGPFLKYFPDAVGSVINKLFELLTSLPHIVKDPATSTSRIARLQICTSFIRIAKAAEKSVLPHMKTIADTMAYMQREGTLLRGEHNILGEAFLVMASAAGAQQQQEVLAWLLEPLSQQWVQAEWQNNYLLDPMGFVRLCSNTPFMWSLFHTVTFFEKALKRSGHGKSNLNTTSVKSQDLHPMAHHLSWMLPPLLKLLRVIHSLWSPSVYQTLPPEMRAAMTMPDVERYSLLGEANPKLSKVSSVYADGSFDGGKDGQSEANEANVRNWLKGIRDSGYYVLGLSTTIGDTFFKCLDANHVAVALMENLQSMEFRHIRQLIHAFVVSVVKSCPADMWESWLEVLLQPLFIHCQQATSSSWASLMRDGRAQVPDSFGVQNGPDMKLEVMEEKLLRELTREIATLLSTIASPGLNPGLPILEHPGHVGRVDMSTLKDLSAFRSNSIVGFLLNHKNMALPALQICLEVFTWTDGEATTKVCCFCGVVVLLAILTNNVELREFVSKDLFYAVIKGLAMESNAVNSADLVYLCREIFFYLADRDPAPRQVLLSLPCLTPNDLRAFEEAVAKTPSPKEQKQLMKSLLLLGTGNNLRALAAQKTVNVITNVTLRSRGPANTSEAKENEGETIGLASVL, from the exons ATGGATGTTAGCACCAATTCCACGGCGAGTAATGTCGCCCAGGCGATTCTCGCTGTTCTCGATTATAACTCTACTCCCGATGCTCGTAAAGCCGCCGTTGCATTCCTCGAATCT ATTAAATCTGGAGATATCAGGGTTCTAGCAAATATTTCCTTACTTCTAGTGAAAAAGGAGTGCTCTTCGGAAATTCGACTGCATGCCTTCAAAATGCTACAG cATTTGGTTAGACTACGTTGGGAGGAATTAAGCCCCTCAGAGCGCAGGGATTTTGCTAAGCTATCTGTTGAACTAATGTCCGAGATTGCTAGTCCGTGTGAGGAGTGGTCTCTTAAGAGTCAGTCAGCTGCCCTTGTAGCTGAG ATAGTTAGAAGAGAAGGCCCCGATCTTTGGCAGGAGTTGTTTCCTTCACTTGCTTCCTTGTCTGCACAGGGCCCGTTACAA GCTGAAGTGGTATCAATGATGTTAAGATGGCTCCCTGAAGATATAACAGTTCACAATGAGGACTTGGAAG GTGACAGGCGTCGGTTATTGTTGCGGGGACTTACTCAATCTCTTCCTGAGATTTTGCCTTTATTGTATAAT CTTCTCGAGAGACACTTTGGAGCTGCGATGAGTGAAGCCAGTAGGCAACAGGTTGACTTGGCAAAACAGCACGCAGCTGTGGTTATAGCTTGTTTAAATGCCATCAATGCATATGCCGAATGGGCTCCTGTTCTAGATCTTTCCAGATATGGAATTATTAATGG GTGTGGTGTCTTACTTTCTTCTCATGACTTCCGTCTTCATGCTTGTGAGTTTTTCAAACTTGTCTGCTCAAG AAAAAGACCCAGTGATGCTCCTGGTTCTGAATTCGATTCTGCAATCAGCAGTCTGTTTCAGAGTCTGATGAATGTCTCCAGAGAATTCTTATACAGATCAGCCTCAAATGCTGGGGTTATAGATGAAAGTGATTATGAGTTTGCTGAGTGCATATGTGAAAGTTTGGTTTCTTTAGGCTCAACAAACTTCCAATGTATTGCTAGTGATGGTGGTGTTCTGGCTTTATACCTTCAACAG ATGCTTGGTTTCTTTCAACACTTTAAGCTGGGTCTTCACTATGAAGCAATGCACTTCTGGCTG GCATTAATGAGGGATTTACTTTCAAAGCCGAAGGCTGCTGCTTATCTAAGTGGAGAGGGACCAGCAGTTGGTAGTTCAAGCCATGTTGAGagcgaaaagaaaaagattcttaGTCTTATTAATGATGATATCTCTTGCGCAATCTTGGATGTGTCTTTCCAGCGAAtgctcaaaaaagaaaaagtcccTCCACGAATTGCTCTTTCTCTTGGGCCACTGGAACTGTGGAGTGATGAGTTCGATGGGAAGGGAGACTTTGGCCAATACCGATCAAGGCTT TTAGAATTGATCAAGTTTATTGCTTCTCACAAGCCCCTTGTTTCTAGTACTAAAATAGCCGAAAGGATTATCACTCTCATTAAGGATCTATTGGCATCTCCAGTGCCTCTTCAG GATGTAGCTGTGATGGACAGCCTGCAATTGGCTTTCGATTGTATTGTGGCGACGGTGTTTGATGGGTCAAATGAGTTTGCTGGTGGTGGTTCTGAAGTTCATTTTTCACTGCGTGGAATATTTGAAG GCTTGCTTCAGCAGCTTCTCTCTTTGAAATGGACTGAGCCGGAACTTATAAAAATGCATGCACACTATCTGGATGCAGTTGGTCCCTTCCTCAAGTATTTCCCAGATGCAGTTGGGAGTGTTATCAACAAATTATTTGAACTTCTTACCTCTCTTCCACACATTGTCAAG GATCCAGCAACTAGTACTTCAAGAATTGCAAGATTACAGATTTGTACGTCTTTTATACGAATAGCCAAAGCCGCTGAAAAAAGTGTTCTGCCTCACATGAAG ACTATTGCTGATACAATGGCATATATGCAAAGAGAAGGAACTTTGCTCCGGGGGGAGCATAACATTTTGGGTGAAGCATTTCTTGTTATGGCTTCAGCAGCAGG AGCTCAACAGCAGCAAGAAGTTCTTGCTTGGTTACTGGAGCCACTGAGCCAACAGTGGGTCCAAGCAGAGTGGCAGAATAATTATCTATTAGATCCTATGGGGTTTGTTCGTCTTTGCTCCAACACGCCCTTCATGTGGTCTTTGTTCCACACTGTTACATTCTTTGAGAAGGCTCTCAAGAGAAGTGGACATGGAAAAAGCAACTTGAATACAACCTCAGTAAAAAGTCAAGATTTGCATCCTATGGCTCATCATCTATCTTGGATGTTGCCACCTCTCTTAAAA CTTCTCCGTGTTATCCATTCCCTTTGGTCTCCCTCAGTATATCAAACACTACCCCCAGAGATGAGGGCAGCAATGACAATGCCTGATGTTGAGCGATATAGTCTCCTTGGGGAAGCAAATCCTAAATTGTCAAAAGTCTCTTCGGTGTATGCTGATGGATCTTTTGATGGTGGTAAAGACGGACAATCAGAGGCAAATGAAGCCAATGTGCGAAATTGGTTGAAAGGTATCCGAGATAGTGG ATACTATGTGTTGGGTCTATCGACAACAATCGGAGATACATTCTTCAAATGCCTAGATGCTAACCATGTCGCAGTGGCACTCATGGAGAACCTACAGTCGATGGAGTTCAGGCACATACGACAGCTTATTCACGCCTTTGTAGTTTCTGTTGTTAAATCTTGTCCGGCTGACATGTGGGAGTCATGGCTTGAAGTGCTCCTGCAACCGTTGTTTATTCATTGTCAGCAAGCTACTAGCTCCTCTTGGGCCAGTCTTATGCGTGACGGCAGAGCACAAGTTCCAGATTCGTTTGGTGTACAAAATGGGCCTGACATGAAACTTGAAGTAATGGAAGAAAAACTTCTGAGGGAATTAACTAGGGAGATTGCCACCCTCCTTTCAACGATAGCTTCTCCTGGTTTAAACCCTGGGCTTCCAATTTTGGAGCATCCAGGCCATGTGGGCCGTGTGGATATGTCTACTCTCAAGGATTTGTCAGCTTTCAGATCCAACTCTATTGTGGG TTTCCTCCTAAATCACAAAAACATGGCTCTCCCAGCACTGCAAATCTGTTTGGAAGTATTTACATGGACAGATGGGGAAGCAACCACCAAAGTCTGTTgcttttgtggtgttgttgtcCTTCTAGCGATTCTAACAAATAACGTGGAACTCAGAGAATTTGTGTCAAAAGATTTGTTTTATGCGGTCATTAAAGGCTTAGCCATGGAGTCAAATGCCGTTAACAGCGCTGATCTAGTTTATCTATGCCGTGAAATATTCTTTTATCTCGCTGACAGAGACCCAGCTCCCCGTCAG GTTTTGCTTTCACTCCCTTGTCTCACTCCCAACGACTTGCGTGCTTTTGAAGAAGCTGTGGCGAAAACTCCAAGTCCCAAGGAGCAGAAGCAGCTCATGAAAAGCTTGTTGCTGTTAGGTACAGGGAATAACTTAAGAGCGCTTGCTGCTCAGAAAACCGTTAATGTTATCACCAATGTCACTT TGAGGTCACGTGGACCAGCAAACACTTCAGAAGCTAAAGAAAACGAAGGGGAAACAATTGGGCTGGCTAGTGTTTTATGA